The Mycobacteriales bacterium genome includes a window with the following:
- a CDS encoding nickel-dependent hydrogenase large subunit: protein MSASAVPPGGPSLPGDTVTDLGPGVVRARLRPEGLETATHVLVGEGARLADMFAAAGDRTGDVLLRLVWALDRTGSYLVVECPVAGETYPQLSEIAPAAFHEECEIYEQFALRPAGGRPLNRVAMPPHAGAGLPRLGRAPTRPIRETHASHDVGGHAFEFPFGPVRMSGVESLYYGLVTSGEEVVDLFLFTWHKHRGVEWRLAGRSPAEALFFVERVEGLSAVANGWAFVHAVERALDAPVPAAAAVTRAVALELERLYNHAAATVALCQTTGLSVGQANAEIALERCLRLNAAVFGHRYLFGVLDVGGVTRPPDLDALRRDLPGTYGELRRVTDALSKTNSFLDRLEATGIVTGEAVHRLGIVGPVARAAGAAIDTRTDHPQPPFDVHRPQLAVREAGDALARYQVFLAEAADSVRLLGELGGEAGDGTARTRPGAGSGLGWSESARGESLAWVDIGEDGLIRRARLRPAAARNWRIFDDAARAQNVFTDIPIIEASFWLTVAGTAR from the coding sequence ATGAGCGCGAGCGCGGTGCCGCCGGGCGGGCCGAGCCTGCCCGGCGACACGGTGACCGACCTCGGTCCGGGAGTCGTGCGGGCGCGGCTGCGGCCGGAGGGCCTCGAGACGGCCACCCACGTCCTGGTCGGCGAGGGCGCGCGGCTCGCCGACATGTTCGCCGCCGCCGGAGACCGTACCGGCGACGTGCTGCTGCGGCTCGTGTGGGCACTGGACCGGACAGGCTCCTACCTGGTGGTCGAGTGCCCGGTCGCGGGTGAGACGTACCCGCAGCTGTCGGAGATCGCGCCGGCCGCGTTCCACGAGGAATGCGAGATCTACGAGCAGTTCGCGCTGCGCCCTGCCGGCGGCCGGCCGCTCAACCGGGTGGCGATGCCCCCGCACGCCGGCGCCGGGTTGCCCCGCCTCGGCCGGGCGCCGACCCGGCCCATCCGGGAGACCCACGCCTCGCACGACGTCGGCGGGCACGCGTTCGAGTTCCCGTTCGGGCCGGTGCGGATGAGCGGGGTCGAATCGCTGTACTACGGGCTGGTCACCAGCGGCGAAGAGGTCGTGGACCTGTTCCTGTTCACCTGGCACAAGCACCGCGGCGTCGAGTGGCGGCTGGCCGGCCGCAGCCCGGCCGAGGCGCTGTTCTTCGTCGAGCGGGTGGAAGGGCTCTCGGCGGTGGCGAACGGCTGGGCGTTCGTGCACGCGGTCGAGCGCGCCCTCGACGCGCCCGTGCCAGCGGCGGCGGCGGTGACGCGGGCAGTCGCGCTGGAGCTCGAACGGCTGTACAACCACGCCGCGGCGACCGTCGCGCTGTGCCAGACCACCGGACTGTCCGTCGGGCAGGCCAACGCGGAGATCGCGCTGGAGCGGTGCCTGCGGCTCAACGCCGCCGTCTTCGGCCACCGCTACCTGTTCGGTGTCCTCGACGTCGGGGGGGTGACCCGCCCGCCGGACCTCGACGCGCTGCGACGTGACCTGCCTGGCACCTACGGCGAGTTGCGGCGGGTCACCGACGCGCTGTCGAAGACGAACTCCTTCCTCGACCGGCTCGAAGCCACCGGCATCGTCACCGGCGAGGCGGTGCACCGGCTCGGCATCGTCGGCCCGGTCGCCCGCGCCGCCGGTGCCGCCATCGACACCCGCACCGACCACCCCCAGCCGCCCTTCGACGTGCACCGGCCGCAGCTCGCGGTACGGGAGGCCGGCGACGCGCTCGCCCGCTACCAGGTGTTCCTGGCCGAGGCCGCCGATTCCGTCCGGCTGCTCGGCGAGCTCGGCGGCGAAGCTGGTGACGGCACGGCGCGGACACGCCCGGGCGCGGGCAGCGGCCTCGGCTGGTCGGAGTCGGCCCGCGGCGAGTCGCTGGCCTGGGTCGACATCGGCGAGGACGGGCTGATCCGCCGGGCCCGGCTACGACCGGCGGCGGCCCGCAACTGGCGCATCTTCGATGACGCCGCCCGGGCGCAGAACGTGTTCACCGACATCCCGATCATCGAGGCCAGCTTCTGGCTCACCGTCGCCGGGACGGCGCGCTGA
- a CDS encoding proton-conducting transporter membrane subunit — MTAYIVGLAALPLAGTLAALLGARARGAGYTAIGASIVSFALSIGLLVRIVEHGPFLALNGFVYIDGLSAFFLMTITLVVALASFGSAAYLRSEEARGELSGFQVRLYFTFFGLFAALMLGSLCTGNLGLLFVLIEASTLASAALVGLEGKPTSLEAAWKYVIISSLGVTIALVGTLFLFYSASALHLTGNLRLTWPYLFHHAAALSAPSLRLAFLFAVIGYGTKVGLAPMHTWLPDAHSEAPSPASALLSAALLNTGMYAIIRFVALASVGLGDTYVHNVLLGFGFASITVGVLFMVRRGNFKRLFAYSSVEHMGIIAVALGFGGTLGLYGALLQTLTHAVGKSVLFLSSGDVVLGYRTRDAGRVRGLLTALPLTGGALLLGSFAVLGSPPFGVFLSELTIVRAGFAAGTPWLPVFLLLLLLVAFIGFARTTTGMVFGVGDVTDPRAPYPNRAARLIAAVPLVAGLGVLLMLGLWIPTGLDTAILHAIRAVT, encoded by the coding sequence ATGACCGCCTACATCGTCGGACTCGCCGCGTTGCCGCTGGCCGGCACGCTCGCCGCCCTGCTGGGTGCGCGCGCCCGCGGCGCCGGCTACACCGCGATCGGGGCGTCGATCGTCTCCTTCGCCCTGTCGATCGGATTGCTGGTCCGCATCGTCGAGCATGGGCCGTTCCTTGCGCTCAACGGCTTCGTCTACATCGACGGGCTGTCCGCGTTCTTCCTCATGACTATCACGCTGGTCGTCGCGCTGGCCTCCTTCGGATCGGCCGCCTACCTGCGCAGCGAGGAAGCCCGCGGTGAGCTGAGCGGGTTCCAGGTGCGGCTGTACTTCACCTTCTTCGGGCTGTTCGCCGCACTCATGCTGGGCTCGCTGTGCACCGGCAACCTCGGGCTGCTGTTCGTGCTCATCGAAGCCAGCACGTTGGCCAGCGCGGCGCTGGTCGGCCTCGAGGGCAAACCGACCTCGCTGGAAGCAGCCTGGAAGTACGTCATCATCTCCTCGCTCGGAGTGACCATCGCGCTGGTCGGCACCCTGTTCCTGTTCTACTCCGCCTCGGCGTTGCACCTGACCGGCAACCTGCGGCTGACCTGGCCTTACCTGTTCCACCACGCCGCGGCGCTGTCGGCGCCGAGCCTGCGGCTGGCGTTCCTGTTCGCGGTGATCGGCTACGGCACGAAGGTCGGCCTTGCCCCCATGCACACCTGGCTGCCGGACGCACATTCCGAGGCCCCCAGCCCGGCCAGCGCGCTACTGTCCGCGGCGCTTCTCAACACCGGCATGTACGCGATCATCCGGTTCGTCGCGCTGGCTAGCGTCGGTCTCGGCGACACCTACGTGCACAACGTGCTGTTGGGGTTCGGTTTCGCCTCGATCACCGTCGGGGTGCTGTTCATGGTGCGCCGCGGCAACTTCAAGCGGCTGTTCGCCTACTCCTCCGTCGAGCACATGGGGATCATCGCCGTCGCCCTCGGTTTCGGCGGGACCCTCGGCCTGTACGGGGCGCTGCTGCAGACCCTCACCCACGCCGTCGGCAAGTCAGTGCTGTTCCTGTCCAGCGGCGACGTCGTGCTCGGCTACCGAACCCGTGACGCCGGCCGGGTGCGGGGGCTACTCACCGCCTTGCCGCTGACCGGCGGGGCGCTGCTCCTCGGCTCGTTCGCCGTCCTCGGCTCACCGCCGTTCGGTGTGTTCCTGTCCGAGCTGACCATCGTGCGGGCCGGGTTCGCCGCCGGCACGCCCTGGCTGCCGGTGTTCCTGCTGCTTCTGCTGCTGGTGGCCTTCATCGGCTTCGCCCGCACGACCACCGGCATGGTCTTCGGGGTCGGCGACGTCACGGACCCCCGGGCGCCGTACCCGAACCGGGCGGCGCGGCTGATCGCCGCAGTCCCCCTCGTCGCCGGCCTTGGCGTGCTGCTGATGCTGGGACTGTGGATCCCGACCGGGCTGGACACCGCGATTCTGCACGCCATCCGGGCGGTGACATGA
- a CDS encoding NADH-quinone oxidoreductase subunit H, whose product MSVPVGLQILQSAVVVLLAPLYAGVIARAEAVVASKRGPSVVQPYRDLAKWLRKSATVSDQASWIFYVAPFVAFSCYLTVSVIVPVITSNPLPLAFLADLIGGAFVLTLASFVISLAGLDTASPLGGLGSSRASWVSSLAEPAFILVFFTVGAVSASDNPYLMNHAVASSPDVIVLPTHLLGMVAFFLLVLVENGRIPIDNPTGTIEISMTEEGRTLEYSGRLYALVKWGSWMKLFLLSSIFMNVFVIPWGLGNATTITGGLLGIVALLGKLTLCGLVIVVIDSSFAKLRFFRIAEFLGAAFLLGLVGVTTSYVIGR is encoded by the coding sequence GTGTCCGTACCGGTCGGGCTGCAGATCCTCCAGTCCGCCGTGGTCGTGCTGCTCGCCCCGCTCTATGCCGGGGTCATCGCCCGCGCGGAGGCGGTCGTCGCATCCAAGCGGGGCCCGAGCGTCGTTCAGCCCTACCGCGATCTGGCCAAGTGGCTACGCAAGTCCGCCACCGTCAGTGATCAGGCCTCCTGGATCTTCTACGTCGCGCCGTTCGTCGCGTTCTCCTGCTACCTGACGGTATCGGTGATCGTGCCGGTCATCACCAGCAACCCGCTGCCGCTGGCCTTCCTCGCCGATCTCATCGGTGGCGCGTTCGTGCTCACCCTGGCCAGCTTCGTGATCTCGCTGGCCGGCCTGGACACCGCCAGCCCGCTCGGCGGGCTGGGATCGAGCCGGGCCAGCTGGGTGTCCAGCCTCGCCGAACCCGCGTTCATCCTGGTGTTCTTCACCGTCGGCGCAGTGTCCGCCTCGGACAACCCGTACCTGATGAACCACGCGGTGGCCAGCTCACCGGACGTCATCGTGCTCCCCACCCACCTGCTGGGGATGGTCGCCTTCTTCCTGCTCGTGCTGGTCGAGAACGGCCGAATCCCAATCGACAACCCGACCGGCACGATCGAAATCTCCATGACCGAAGAAGGGCGGACGTTGGAGTACTCCGGCCGGTTGTACGCCCTGGTCAAGTGGGGCAGCTGGATGAAGCTGTTCCTGCTCTCGTCCATCTTCATGAACGTCTTCGTCATCCCCTGGGGGCTGGGCAACGCCACGACCATCACCGGCGGGCTGCTCGGCATCGTCGCCCTGCTCGGCAAGCTGACGCTGTGCGGGCTGGTGATCGTCGTGATCGACAGCTCGTTCGCGAAGCTGCGCTTCTTCCGGATCGCCGAGTTCCTCGGCGCCGCGTTCCTGCTCGGCCTGGTCGGGGTCACCACCTCGTATGTGATCGGGCGTTGA
- a CDS encoding DUF190 domain-containing protein — MTGRGSERVRVQRRLRRLTAYVAEPPQRHEQSAIVRALEQAAELRMAGGTILAGFEGFGHGHHLHHTGLRHAADETPMTLVIVDTAERIASFLPTLRGLLPGALLTVEDVQTIRYIRPLDHPERAPADPIP, encoded by the coding sequence GTGACCGGTCGCGGCAGCGAGCGGGTCCGGGTGCAACGCCGGCTGCGCCGGCTCACCGCCTACGTCGCCGAGCCCCCGCAGCGGCACGAGCAGTCGGCGATCGTCCGAGCACTCGAGCAGGCCGCCGAGCTGCGGATGGCCGGCGGCACGATCCTCGCCGGCTTCGAGGGTTTCGGACACGGCCATCACCTGCACCACACCGGCCTGCGCCACGCGGCCGACGAGACCCCCATGACCCTCGTCATCGTTGACACCGCCGAGCGCATCGCCAGCTTCTTGCCGACGTTGCGCGGGCTGCTACCCGGAGCCCTACTCACCGTCGAAGACGTGCAGACGATCCGCTACATCCGCCCCCTCGACCACCCGGAGCGGGCCCCCGCCGACCCGATTCCTTGA
- a CDS encoding universal stress protein — translation MPNQRDSVGLEGLMAGRMFTRVLVGFDGSASAQHALRLALRLAADAGHGEVVALAVVPASRAETEGGRRRAEEATREELERGYAEATAGVDPDNSRLRIVEGRQVAETLAGYAEEHGFDLVVLGRHGVEGALHPHVGHITETLVRNERLAILLAAEPR, via the coding sequence GTGCCCAACCAGCGAGACAGCGTCGGACTGGAGGGGCTGATGGCCGGTCGGATGTTCACCCGCGTCCTGGTGGGGTTCGACGGCTCGGCCAGCGCCCAGCACGCCCTACGGCTCGCCCTCCGGCTGGCCGCCGACGCCGGGCACGGCGAAGTCGTCGCCCTCGCCGTCGTCCCCGCCAGCCGGGCCGAGACCGAAGGGGGCCGCCGCCGCGCCGAGGAAGCCACCCGCGAGGAGCTGGAGCGCGGCTACGCCGAGGCCACCGCCGGCGTCGACCCCGACAACTCCCGCCTGCGCATCGTGGAAGGGCGTCAGGTCGCCGAGACACTCGCCGGCTACGCCGAGGAGCACGGCTTCGACCTGGTCGTCCTCGGCCGCCACGGCGTCGAGGGCGCCCTGCACCCGCACGTCGGTCACATCACCGAGACGCTCGTGCGCAACGAACGGCTCGCGATCCTGCTCGCCGCCGAGCCACGGTGA